The Triticum aestivum cultivar Chinese Spring chromosome 3A, IWGSC CS RefSeq v2.1, whole genome shotgun sequence genome includes a region encoding these proteins:
- the LOC123057142 gene encoding disease resistance protein PIK6-NP-like encodes MTPCEDIRNASSLLNCSADLMIVTITKDIQLAKEYCYPPREPKDYSLPGLYHDTVLKLTSQQKSENNYCPQILHDILYECEPHEFCMKIFTHAFYANSKRSNEELLKLRNTLRTLPETTFNSITKVMFKFSYSDLAKEYKSCLLHLAIFSPGQKIRRSTLIARWVAEGLTYKEDWPSSVRQANQCFDTLVGRCLVYPADIGITGNVKSCVVGDLIHGFITTIARKQHIVETRLSHHLARHFSIFNDLQLRSSDRIDKFFEGLSKSSQVSLLKVLDLEGCQCFLGKNQQYLKDICNKMLLLKYLSLRKTNITRLPSEINNLHELEVLDIRETRMPAHATTNILLLKLKRLLAGHIDLNSSNFRYGVRIPRRIGKMVNMEVLSEVKAWQSNDVKDIGKLWQLRKLGVVIQDKDDHLRNLLQTISDLHECLCSLSITAIPITTPHEGTPSSAELPYGIGSMLENHFKIIESLSIRGATQKGRLLPLFIKGDKNKLVKVTLCHTLLSQDNLKLLAKLPKLQCLRLQHIVCTEHMLNFKDGEFRCLKLLVVEGSDLTNVTFEDGAASELEKMVLSITSICSISGVDYLTNLQELELNSSFCGSLLSSFDNAKQIAKLTLCGTLLELAALQLLTKKPNIRCLVLLDKSFGGTQNGITLEKDEFLWLNLLVVDCSTITISISNRPPAPATVAVAEPEIVAAAVEE; translated from the coding sequence ATGACACCATGTGAGGATATCAGAAATGCTTCGAGCCTGTTAAACTGCAGCGCCGATTTAATGATCGTCACCATCACAAAGGACATCCAGCTGGCTAAAGAATATTGCTATCCACCGCGGGAACCTAAAGACTATTCTCTTCCTGGCCTCTACCATGACACGGTGCTCAAGCTTACTAGCCAGCAGAAATCTGAAAACAACTACTGCCCCCAAATTTTGCATGATATCTTGTATGAGTGTGAACCACATGAATTCTGCATGAAGATCTTCACTCATGCTTTCTATGCTAACTCCAAGAGGAGCAACGAGGAGCTACTCAAGCTGCGCAACACCCTGCGGACTTTGCCAGAAACAACATTCAACAGCATCACTAAGGTGATGTTCAAGTTTTCTTACAGTGATCTGGCTAAAGAATACAAGTCTTGCTTGCTGCACCTAGCTATATTCTCTCCCGGACAAAAGATCAGGCGGTCAACCTTGATTGCACGGTGGGTTGCAGAAGGACTGACATACAAGGAAGATTGGCCCAGTTCTGTGCGTCAGGCCAACCAATGTTTTGACACACTTGTTGGCCGGTGCCTTGTTTATCCTGCTGATATTGGTATCACAGGAAATGTAAAGAGTTGTGTCGTAGGTGATCTAATTCATGGATTCATTACCACAATTGCTAGAAAACAACACATTGTGGAGACACGCCTGTCACATCACTTGGCTCGCCACTTCTCCATTTTCAATGATCTACAACTCCGCAGCTCTGATAGAATTGACAAATTCTTCGAGGGGCTCTCTAAATCATCTCAAGTATCCCTGCTCAAGGTGCTAGATCTAGAAGGTTGTCAGTGTTTTCTTGGGAAGAACCAGCAGTACCTCAAGGACATCTGCAACAAGATGTTACTGCTCAAGTATTTGAGCCTGAGGAAAACAAATATTACCCGGCTACCCAGTGAAATTAACAACCTCCATGAGCTAGAGGTACTGGATATCCGAGAAACTAGGATGCCTGCACATGCAACAACAAATATCCTGCTCTTGAAGCTGAAGCGTCTGCTTGCTGGTCACATTGATCTGAATTCAAGCAATTTTCGCTATGGTGTCCGGATTCCTCGTAGGATCGGCAAAATGGTAAACATGGAGGTACTATCTGAGGTCAAGGCCTGGCAGAGTAATGATGTAAAAGATATTGGAAAGCTATGGCAGCTGAGGAAGCTAGGTGTGGTTATTCAAGATAAGGATGATCACCTCAGGAATTTGCTTCAGACGATCAGTGACCTACATGAGTGCCTCTGTTCTCTGTCAATCACTGCTATTCCCATAACCACACCACACGAGGGTACTCCTTCCAGTGCAGAGTTACCATATGGCATTGGCTCTATGTTGGAAAACCATTTCAAGATTATTGAGAGTCTAAGCATCAGGGGAGCCACACAGAAGGGGCGTCTTCTTCCATTGTTCATAAAAGGTGATAAAAACAAACTTGTCAAGGTAACTCTATGTCACACTCTGCTGAGCCAAGATAATCTGAAACTCCTTGCCAAGCTGCCCAAGTTACAGTGTCTCAGGCTCCAACACATTGTATGCACCGAGCACATGCTGAACTTCAAGGACGGTGAATTCAGATGCCTCAAGCTCCTTGTTGTTGAGGGCTCGGACTTGACTAATGTCACTTTTGAGGATGGTGCAGCCAGTGAGCTCGAGAAGATGGTTTTGTCTATCACCAGCATATGTTCTATTTCTGGAGTTGACTATCTTACAAATTTGCAAGAGCTTGAGTTAAACAGCAGCTTCTGCGGCAGTTTGCTGTCATCATTTGACAATGCCAAACAGATAGCCAAGCTGACTCTTTGTGGTACATTGCTAGAGCTAGCTGCTCTACAACTGCTCACCAAGAAACCAAACATACGCTGTCTGGTGCTCTTGGACAAGTCTTTTGGTGGAACACAGAATGGGATTACATTAGAAAAAGATGAGTTCTTATGGCTCAATCTCCTTGTTGTTGACTGCTCGACCATCACCATCTCtatttcaaacc